In a single window of the Lodderomyces elongisporus chromosome 4, complete sequence genome:
- a CDS encoding uncharacterized protein (MEROPS:MER0031617) — MSLEQQEIKLHNGKRVFTTLSNLSQTAIVGQKFNRVIFLFHGFPDVNTTFNKIWPLLIDHYNSLNEPVLILAPKLRGYEKSSIGPEGEYMLPYLADDVKAWIHEVNPELNKPVNIVGHDWGAILGFKFANMYPDLVTSMVCMAIPYLANVNPLELVWYAPEQLYLSTYFFTMQYAYFYKDKLTQDNEYLTKLWQYWSPGYKATQAEINEIREAFAKDGVVDAVTAYYRHLFRPFSLKKSRWPVDFTKVPTLVLMGEDDGCMSKRLAYLEERKLKQYGEKAKVKLLPQAGHFLQREQPKIVADSVVEFLDQWSK; from the coding sequence ATGTCACTTGAGCAACAAGAAATTAAACTTCACAATGGGAAACGTGTATTCACAACATTGAGCAATCTTTCACAAACAGCAATTGTGGGTCAGAAATTTAACCGTgtgatttttctttttcatggGTTCCCCGATGTCAATACTACATTCAATAAAATCTGGCCCCTTTTGATTGACCACTACAACTCCCTCAATGAACCTGTTTTGATATTAGCTCCAAAGCTTAGGGGATACGAAAAGTCTAGCATTGGCCCTGAAGGAGAATACATGTTGCCTTACTTGGCTGATGATGTGAAAGCATGGATCCATGAAGTTAATCCAGAGCTCAACAAACCTGTAAACATAGTTGGCCATGACTGGGGTGCAATTCTAGGCTTCAAGTTTGCCAACATGTATCCTGACCTTGTGACTTCGATGGTTTGTATGGCAATTCCATATTTGGCAAATGTCAATCCATTGGAGTTGGTATGGTATGCACCAGAACAATTGTACTTGTCAACATATTTCTTCACCATGCAATATGCCTATTTCTACAAGGACAAGTTGACCCAAGATAATGAATATTTGACCAAATTGTGGCAATATTGGTCACCCGGTTACAAAGCAACTCAAGCAGAGATTAACGAGATACGTGAGGCTTTTGCTAAAGATGGCGTTGTTGATGCAGTTACAGCCTATTACCGCCACCTCTTTCGACCATTTTCCCTCAAAAAATCGAGATGGCCAGTCGACTTCACAAAAGTGCCTACTTTGGTACTAATGGGCGAAGATGATGGATGTATGTCTAAAAGACTCGCTTACttggaagaaagaaaattaaaacaataTGGTGAAAAAGCTAAAGTCAAGTTGTTACCACAAGCTGGTCACTTTTTGCAAAGAGAACAACCTAAAATCGTTGCTGATCTGGTTGTTGAATTTCTAGACCAATGGAGCAAATAA
- the UTP9 gene encoding small (ribosomal) subunit (SSU) processosome (contains U3 snoRNA): MTFTYCIFQNRIAKVVHRNDKDEIQFYEITASSPSSSSTSSSSNAECTLAGSIFIDGTIMDIQFRSKSTTSSSKVSKKRAVNGTQQKNTGGTDADEYLLAAILESGEVQVISWLSNSIINTITSAQEFQLNKVVAYEEENIYGVNKSRDLYQINAVTGKSTKIKVSGFDSLAIVDGKVYVGDGKQIDIGSITKNKFAKSKTFTCPVEFTKVENFLQDMCILSDGKSTFIFDTKTGDTRELVANENDKRSINRYVGSLQLDDESYLVTAGESALDIFTSSGKHFNTIHTNKYITNVFAINSTPLFIWNDDNEDFHAGAFSIDQSQINAENGSGASVIRTKNVTNTLIDLPSQNNVNPLDKESLISSLTKSLGEEIPDAENILLVCSSASESDDIRDVVTVLSVEQSEKLFSVISTVMEENVTSNFTLSLWLKWVLLVHGGSFARNPNISVKNIQTQLKAGLKVMPHLYAIKGKLQLLKLQSELRSSAPLQDIDITTTVEDESMMYANGEVNDISA, encoded by the coding sequence ATGACATTCACATATtgtattttccaaaatcgAATAGCTAAAGTCGTTCACAGAAATGATAAAGATGAAATTCAATTTTACGAAATTACTGCCTCGTCCCCATCTTCGTCCTCCACCTCCTCCTCATCTAATGCAGAGTGCACACTCGCAGGATCCATCTTTATTGATGGGACAATTATGGATATCCAGTTTCGATCCAAAAGCACAACTTCTAGTAGCaaagtttcaaaaaagCGTGCTGTGAATGGAACgcagcaaaaaaatactgGTGGCACTGATGCCGATGAGTATCTCTTGGCTGCGATTTTAGAGTCTGGCGAGGTACAGGTCATCTCATGGTTGTCAAACTCCATCATCAACACTATAACATCAGCTCAAGAGTTTCAGCTAAATAAAGTAGTAGCATACGAGGAAGAAAACATATACGGGGTGAACAAGCTGCGAGATCTTTACCAGATCAATGCCGTTACTGGAAAGTCTACTAAAATCAAAGTGTCGGGATTCGATAGCTTGGCCATAGTCGATGGAAAAGTATATGTTGGTGATGGTAAGCAGATCGATattggttcaattacaaagaacaagtttgctaaaagcaaaacatttACTTGTCCTGTGGAATTTACAAAAGTAGAAAACTTTTTGCAGGATATGTGTATTTTAAGCGATGGTAAATCGACTTTTATTTTCGATACCAAAACAGGCGACACTCGGGAACTTGTTGCAAACGAAAACGATAAAAGGAGTATAAATAGATATGTGGGCAGCTTGCAACTTGATGATGAATCTTATTTAGTGACCGCAGGGGAATCTGCACTTGACATTTTCACTAGTTCTGGGAAACATTTCAACACAATCCatacaaacaaatacattACCAATGTGTTTGCAATCAACAGCACTCCTTTGTTTATTTGGAATGACGATAATGAGGACTTTCATGCTGGTGCATTTTCAATTGATCAGTCACAAATCAATGCAGAGAATGGGAGTGGAGCATCTGTAATACGTACAAAAAACGTTACAAACACCTTGATTGATTTACCAAGCCAAAATAATGTGAATCCTTTGGACAAGGAGTCTCTCATCAGTAGCTTGACGAAAAGTTTGGGTGAAGAAATACCGGATGCCGAGAACATTTTACTAGTTTGTTCTTCAGCTTCTGAAAGCGACGATATTAGAGATGTGGTGACAGTTTTGTCAGTTGAGCAAAgtgaaaaattgttttctgTTATCAGCACTGTGATGGAAGAGAACGTGACTAGCAATTTTACATTAAGTCTCTGGCTCAAATGGGTTTTGTTGGTGCATGGTGGTTCATTTGCACGCAATCCAAATATTTCAGTTAAGAATATACAGACACAGCTCAAAGCTGGACTCAAGGTGATGCCACATTTATATGCTATCAAGGGTAAACTTCAATTATTAAAATTACAATCTGAGCTCAGATCTAGTGCTCCACTCCAGGATATCGATATAACAACCACTGTTGAAGATGAGAGTATGATGTACGCCAACGGAGAAGTGAATGATATTTCAGCTTAA